The DNA segment TCTTGGCTCTCGCCGCCTGGGTGGGCGCCTATGTCGTGAACGGGGACGTCTCGCGGTTCGTCACGACCCGTCTCCTCGGCCTCACGCCCGGGACGCATCTCGGCGCGGCGGTGGAGTTCTTCGTCTTCGAGGTGCCGAAGGTCCTTCTCCTCCTCACGCTCGTCGTCTTCGTCGTAGGCATCGTGAGGAGCTTCTTCACGCCGGAGAGGACGCGGACGCTTCTGGCCGGGCGGCGGGAGACCGCCGGGAACGCTCTCGCGTCGCTCCTCGGCGTCGTCACGCCGTTCTGCTCGTGCTCGGCGGTCCCGATGTTCATCGGCTTCGTGACGGCCGGCGTGCCGCTCGGCGTGACGTTCTCGTTCCTCGTGGCAGCGCCCATGGTCAACGAAATCGCGCTCGCGCTCCTCTTCGGTCTCTTCGGCTGGAAGGTCGCGGGGCTCTACCTCGGCACCGGCCTCCTGATCGCCTTCGCCTCCGGCTGGGTCATCGGCAGGCTGAAGCTCGAGGGGTGGGTGGAGCCCTGGGTCTACAAGACCCGCGGCTTCGTGGGAGAAACGGCGGGAGAGAAGCCCGGCTGGGAGCAGCGCCTCGCGATCGGACGCGGGGAAGTCCGCGAGATCGTCGGGAAGGTCTGGCTCTATGTCATCGCCGGGATCGCCGTCGGCGCGGGAATCCACGGCTGGGTGCCCGAGAACTTCATGGCGTCGATCATGGGCAAGGGCGCTTGGTGGTCCGTGCCGCTCGCCGTCCTGATCGGGATTCCGATGTACTCGAACGCCGCGGGAATCCTCCCGGTCGTGCAGGCCCTCCTGGGCAAGGGGGCAGCGCTCGGCACTGTTCTCGCGTTCATGATGTCGGTCATCGCTCTGTCGCTCCCGGAGATGGTCATCCTCCGGAAGGTCCTCACGCCGCGCCTCATCGCGGTCTTCGTTGGCGTCGTCGGAACGGGAATCCTCCTCGTCGGGTACCTCTTCAACGCACTTCTCTGAGATTGCCGCCCGCCTGATGCAGGCGCCTCATGTTCGGGGGAGCCGGGCGCCCGATACATTTCGGCTTGTGCCGAAATGACGAAGTCCGGCCTCTCCGCCACGACCGCCGCCGCCAAGGCTCTCGCGCACCCGGCGCGGCTGCGGGTTCTCGCGATGCTCTCCGGCGGGCCTCTCTGCGTCTGCCAGATGACCGCCGTTCTCGGCTTCGCTCCGTCCACGGTCTCCGAGCACCTCAGGGAGCTGAAGCGGGCGGGCCTCCTGGTCGAGGAGAAGAACGGCAAGTTCGTCTTGT comes from the Acidobacteriota bacterium genome and includes:
- a CDS encoding permease, which codes for MSEALSLPSYKQEAPAAGLRPRTVLLHLLALAAWVGAYVVNGDVSRFVTTRLLGLTPGTHLGAAVEFFVFEVPKVLLLLTLVVFVVGIVRSFFTPERTRTLLAGRRETAGNALASLLGVVTPFCSCSAVPMFIGFVTAGVPLGVTFSFLVAAPMVNEIALALLFGLFGWKVAGLYLGTGLLIAFASGWVIGRLKLEGWVEPWVYKTRGFVGETAGEKPGWEQRLAIGRGEVREIVGKVWLYVIAGIAVGAGIHGWVPENFMASIMGKGAWWSVPLAVLIGIPMYSNAAGILPVVQALLGKGAALGTVLAFMMSVIALSLPEMVILRKVLTPRLIAVFVGVVGTGILLVGYLFNALL
- a CDS encoding helix-turn-helix transcriptional regulator, translated to MTKSGLSATTAAAKALAHPARLRVLAMLSGGPLCVCQMTAVLGFAPSTVSEHLRELKRAGLLVEEKNGKFVLYRLAPSPDAARWRQLVRRGLDGDPVALADAVLVARLRRIPVEEFAATGGRIPPPRKARPGGSPR